GCCGTGGtttttcaggatgttgtaaatATAGTAGGAGTACAGTTGGGTGATAGTCTTGGGAACTCGCTGCGGGTCCctgactctttgtgtgaagaaggggCCCAGTGCCAGAGCGAGGATCCAGCAGTAGGAGGGGTTGTAGCTCATGGTGTACAGGATCTCGTTCTCCTTCACGTGTTTGAAAACAGCTGCTGCCACCGTCTGATCTTCAAAATACCTGATGAAATATTCTTTCTGTTCCTCACCAACAAATCCCAGGATTTCAGCCCAGACACTGATCTCTGCCTTTCCCAATAAATGTAACGCAGTGGGACGGGTGGtcaccagcactgaacaccctgggagcagcttgccctggattaaactgtacacaatgtcagACACTTCACACCACCACTCGGGATCTGGGCACTGGTGCTTGGGTTCTGTATCTCTCCGACTGTCAGCAAAATCGATTCTGTGTTTGAATTCATCCAAACCATCGAATATAAACAGCAATCCCTCTGGGTTCTTCCAGACCTCTCTCAGGATATTCCCAAAGTAAGGATATTGATCCAGAATCAGTTCCCTCAGGTTTATTCTGCAGTTAATGGAGTTTAAATCCCGGAATTTGAAACTGAAGACAAACTGGAATTGTTGGTATATTTTCCCCGTGGCCCAGTCATAAACAATCTTTTGTACCATTGTTGTTTTCCCGATCCCCGGGACTCCGGCCACTGCTGCTGAACTCCCAGATTTGGATTTACTCCGGGAAAAGCTGCTCTGGAACAACCGATCTGTCCGGAGTTTCTCCAGCTCTCCACGGagatgtttctctctccactcctcgtgGTCTCTGCCTCTTGCCAGCAGCTCATGTTCCACCAGTCTCCGATCTCGAACAGCAGATATGACCGTAAGCTCAGCGTATCGATCAACCAGCTGGAAaaccttcaccttctccctcatcaggaTCGTGTTGACTCTCAGTGATTCCGTTTGTGTCCGCAGAgtctccttgtgtttctgttgAACATCTTCCATGGGAACAGACAGTGGACAAACTGTTAGATGCCTCAACTCAGAACTCAGCATTTAAGCACACAAGAGTTAGCTCAAAGCTCTTGCATTAATTGGATTCATCAATGGATGCTCGAACAGTAAATTTGATAAACAGACCCCTAACTGGACAGAGAGGCCTGGTCCAGATAAACACCAGATCATCACATTTCACAATTAACTGTGCTGTGAAGGTGAGTATTTCCCTGTTAGTTCACTGACCCCTGACTGTCCCGTACTGGACAAACTCCCACTACTGTCACAGCTGTCATTTTCTTCCTGTGGAAGAAACTTTTAGTCCCCAGTGTTGATGTGGCATCTGGAGATGGAGAAAAGGATAGTGGGCATTCTGTGAAAGGAACAGGTCAGGAAATCAcagttccccctcccctctcatcgTCACCCTGTCGGGGGGGTGTGGactctcacagtgtgtcaggaccctgtcaggggtgtgtgggattTCACATGgtgtcaggaacct
This sequence is a window from Mobula hypostoma unplaced genomic scaffold, sMobHyp1.1 scaffold_103, whole genome shotgun sequence. Protein-coding genes within it:
- the LOC134341812 gene encoding NACHT, LRR and PYD domains-containing protein 3-like, whose protein sequence is MLSSELRHLTVCPLSVPMEDVQQKHKETLRTQTESLRVNTILMREKVKVFQLVDRYAELTVISAVRDRRLVEHELLARGRDHEEWREKHLRGELEKLRTDRLFQSSFSRSKSKSGSSAAVAGVPGIGKTTMVQKIVYDWATGKIYQQFQFVFSFKFRDLNSINCRINLRELILDQYPYFGNILREVWKNPEGLLFIFDGLDEFKHRIDFADSRRDTEPKHQCPDPEWWCEVSDIVYSLIQGKLLPGCSVLVTTRPTALHLLGKAEISVWAEILGFVGEEQKEYFIRYFEDQTVAAAVFKHVKENEILYTMSYNPSYCWILALALGPFFTQRVRDPQRVPKTITQLYSYYIYNILKNHGREIENPRHVLLRVGQMAFRGVSEKKIVFTDVDLIKYNLQPSQFMSGFLMELLEREDLARCVVYTFPHLTIQEFVAAVAQFLTICPRDILKFLTEAHNTTDGRFEVFLRFVAGLSNPMTVRGLEEFLGPFPHETTCRVIDWVKEEVKRQSGNTWSEAGKRSLLNTLHYLFESQNRGLAQAALGSVETLSFSGMTLTPIDCAVLSHVIGLCDTIKHLDLVNCHIQCEGIQRLGPGLHKCQELSLSGNELGDSGVKLVSAALRISECKIQELWLSAVGLTDSGVEDLVSALSINPSLTELNLRSNWLTDRSVPALRRLILTLPSLEWIRLWGNRFSETGGKELRSLQGVRPGLTVDL